Below is a genomic region from Candidatus Methanomethylicota archaeon.
GAAATAGACATAAACGGCGAAGAAATATTCCCAGCAGCCAGCATAATAAAAATCCCAATACTAGTGGAAGCCTTCAGACAAAATCTAGAGGGACGCATAAAACTGGATGAACCCATCACACTGAGAAATGAAGACAAAGTTGGAGGAATGGGAATCCTAAAGGAGTTAAGCCCAGGCATCCAACTACCCTTCATAGACATACTAACCCTAATGATAATCATAAGCGACAACACTGCAACCAACATCACCATAGAAAAGGTGGGAATGAAAAACGTCAACGAATACATGAAGCAACTGGGACTAAAAAACACAATACTCCAAAGGAAAATGATGGACTTGGAAGCCAGGAAAAGAGGCCTAGAAAACCTCACCACACCAAGAGACATGACAATCCTCCTACAAAAAATCTTCGAGAAAACCATACTAGACAATAAAAGCTGCGAAAAAATCCTAGACATACTAAAAAGACAACAAGTCAACGATAGAATACCAAAATACCTACCGGAAAACATACCCATAGCACACAAAACCGGAGAACTACCAGGAGTAAGACACGACGTAGGCATAATCTACACTGAAAAACACCCCTACATAATATCAGCCATGACAAAAAACCTAAAAGACCCACTCAGCCAAAAAACCAGTGGAGGCGCAGGATCCGAAGCCATAGCAAAAATATCCAAAATAGTCTACGACACCCTAACATCCACATAAACACACCAAAAACCCAAATTTTTTCCCATTATCAATAAAACCAATAATGACATAACACTTAACAAATTTAAATAGGAAATCCCCCCAACAATTCTAGATGGTGAATGAATGGAGAGTTACAGGCTTTCTGAGGAGCATCTTGAACTCGCCCT
It encodes:
- a CDS encoding class A beta-lactamase-related serine hydrolase, whose amino-acid sequence is MTLPTKLEREIMDIIKSVEGTFGIVIKILDTGDEIDINGEEIFPAASIIKIPILVEAFRQNLEGRIKLDEPITLRNEDKVGGMGILKELSPGIQLPFIDILTLMIIISDNTATNITIEKVGMKNVNEYMKQLGLKNTILQRKMMDLEARKRGLENLTTPRDMTILLQKIFEKTILDNKSCEKILDILKRQQVNDRIPKYLPENIPIAHKTGELPGVRHDVGIIYTEKHPYIISAMTKNLKDPLSQKTSGGAGSEAIAKISKIVYDTLTST